Proteins from a single region of Streptomyces glaucescens:
- a CDS encoding peptidoglycan-binding protein codes for MAEPISASTMVRILRAEGLTVHEVRDWRTHNRNGKGPWGPVNGVMIHHTVTSGTARSVDICYDGYPGLPGPLCHGVIDKKGHVHLVGNGRANHAGLGDGDVLRAVIDETALPPDNEADTDGNRHFYGFECVNLGDGEDPWPEAQKEAIEKVAAAICRHHGWSERSVIGHKEWQPGKVDPRGFTMDGMRRRIRERLRAGGGTRPAPTPPKPAYEPFPGRGFFHAGQNSPVITAMGRRLVAEGCGRYEEGPGPRWTEADRRSYAAWQRKLGYRGEDADGIPGRTSWEKLKVPDVRN; via the coding sequence ATGGCCGAGCCGATCAGCGCGTCCACGATGGTGCGAATCCTGCGCGCCGAGGGCCTGACGGTCCACGAGGTCCGCGACTGGCGCACCCACAACCGTAACGGCAAGGGCCCCTGGGGACCGGTCAACGGTGTGATGATCCACCACACCGTCACCTCCGGCACGGCCCGCTCCGTCGACATCTGCTACGACGGCTACCCGGGACTGCCCGGCCCGCTCTGCCACGGCGTCATCGACAAGAAGGGCCACGTCCACCTGGTCGGCAACGGCCGCGCCAACCACGCGGGCCTCGGCGACGGCGATGTGCTGCGCGCCGTGATCGACGAGACCGCGCTGCCCCCGGACAACGAGGCCGACACCGACGGCAACCGGCACTTCTACGGCTTCGAGTGCGTCAACCTCGGCGACGGCGAGGACCCCTGGCCGGAGGCGCAGAAGGAGGCCATCGAGAAGGTGGCCGCGGCGATCTGCCGCCACCACGGCTGGTCCGAGCGGTCCGTCATCGGGCACAAGGAGTGGCAGCCGGGCAAGGTCGACCCGCGCGGCTTCACGATGGACGGCATGCGGCGGCGCATCCGCGAACGGCTGCGCGCCGGGGGCGGGACCCGGCCCGCGCCCACGCCGCCGAAGCCCGCCTACGAGCCGTTCCCCGGCCGCGGCTTCTTCCACGCCGGCCAGAACTCGCCGGTCATCACGGCGATGGGCCGCCGGCTGGTCGCCGAGGGATGCGGCCGCTACGAGGAGGGCCCCGGCCCCCGGTGGACGGAGGCCGACCGCCGCTCCTACGCCGCCTGGCAACGCAAGCTCGGCTACCGCGGCGAGGACGCCGACGGCATCCCCGGCCGCACCAGCTGGGAGAAGCTGAAGGTGCCGGACGTGCGCAACTGA
- a CDS encoding DUF6519 domain-containing protein, whose amino-acid sequence MHADLSRLTFRPERHYAAVVAQQGRVQLDADTNEQTAIQLHQTRTLAADLIGPHGGPRDAAGFRIDHVGGRHDLDTLHIHGGRYYVDGILCDADRPAPGVPVPDEDDQRAATPETPGHWTYWDQPDAFLDPERPGDRLPSPATAPFVVYLQVWERTVTAAEDPALREVALGAAMPDTAARVKVVWQVLPLSLGALEIEESEPSRETVRDAFARWARRRSTPSARLAARAERPGHADEDPCLVKPDARYRGPENQLYRVEVHTGGEAGDATFKWSRENGSVVLPVDEVDGTWVQLATLGHDDRLGLDVGDHVELTDTAHASRLDALPLLRVEELDLPGRRVRLSGEPAPGVGRLPHLHPSLRRWDQHAGPRRKGRTTALRGGAVPVTEGEWLPLEDGVEVYFATGGTYRTGDYWTVPARTATGGVEWPTDTARRPLLREPAGIIRHYAPLALVQGEQGAVDLRLAFAPLATGVPAADEAALAAEERAGREEQAAEAGPAGTPPRPGADPGDTTRGDR is encoded by the coding sequence ATGCACGCAGACCTCTCCCGCCTCACGTTCCGCCCGGAGCGGCACTACGCGGCGGTCGTCGCCCAGCAGGGCCGCGTCCAGCTCGACGCCGACACCAACGAGCAGACCGCGATCCAGCTCCACCAGACCCGCACCCTCGCCGCCGACCTGATCGGACCCCACGGCGGCCCCCGCGACGCGGCCGGCTTCCGCATCGACCACGTCGGTGGCCGGCACGACCTCGACACCCTGCACATCCACGGCGGCCGCTACTACGTCGACGGCATCCTGTGCGACGCCGACCGCCCGGCGCCCGGCGTCCCCGTCCCCGACGAGGACGACCAGCGGGCCGCCACCCCCGAGACGCCCGGCCACTGGACCTACTGGGACCAGCCGGACGCCTTCCTCGACCCGGAACGCCCCGGCGACCGGCTCCCCTCACCCGCCACGGCGCCCTTCGTGGTCTACCTCCAGGTGTGGGAGCGCACCGTCACCGCCGCCGAGGACCCTGCGCTGCGCGAGGTCGCCCTCGGCGCCGCCATGCCGGACACCGCCGCCCGCGTCAAGGTCGTCTGGCAGGTGCTGCCGCTGTCCCTCGGCGCACTGGAGATCGAGGAGAGCGAGCCGTCGAGGGAGACCGTCCGGGACGCCTTCGCACGCTGGGCCCGGCGCCGGTCCACCCCCTCCGCCCGGCTCGCCGCCCGCGCCGAACGGCCGGGCCACGCCGACGAGGACCCCTGCCTGGTCAAGCCCGACGCCCGGTACCGGGGACCCGAGAACCAGCTCTACCGCGTCGAGGTGCACACCGGCGGCGAGGCCGGGGACGCCACCTTCAAGTGGTCCCGCGAGAACGGCTCCGTCGTCCTCCCCGTCGACGAGGTCGACGGCACCTGGGTGCAACTGGCCACCCTCGGCCACGACGACAGGCTCGGCCTGGACGTCGGCGACCACGTCGAACTGACCGACACCGCCCACGCCTCCCGGCTCGACGCCCTGCCGTTGCTGCGGGTCGAGGAACTCGACCTGCCCGGCCGTCGCGTCCGGCTCTCCGGCGAACCCGCGCCCGGCGTCGGCCGGCTGCCCCATCTGCACCCCTCCCTGCGCCGCTGGGACCAGCACGCGGGCCCCCGGCGCAAGGGCCGCACCACCGCCCTGCGCGGCGGCGCCGTCCCCGTCACCGAAGGGGAGTGGCTGCCCCTGGAGGACGGCGTCGAGGTGTACTTCGCCACCGGCGGCACCTACCGCACCGGCGACTACTGGACCGTCCCCGCCCGCACCGCCACCGGGGGCGTCGAGTGGCCCACGGACACCGCCCGCCGCCCGCTGCTGCGGGAACCCGCCGGAATCATCCGGCACTACGCCCCGCTGGCCCTGGTCCAGGGCGAGCAGGGCGCCGTCGACCTGCGCCTCGCCTTCGCCCCGCTCGCCACCGGCGTGCCCGCCGCGGACGAGGCCGCGCTCGCCGCGGAGGAGCGGGCCGGCCGCGAGGAACAGGCCGCCGAGGCCGGACCCGCCGGCACCCCGCCCCGGCCCGGCGCCGACCCGGGCGACACCACACGAGGAGACCGGTGA
- a CDS encoding MFS transporter encodes MSTAPAGSGGARPVAAPPPAPVIPHARLVLLAACLGLFMSFIEVTAAISTLRALQVDLGVAPADLSWVSSTYTLVVAACVLSGGALGERFGRRRVFLAGVVLLAAGSLVVAASDGYGWVLLGRGVSGLGGALVLPTSLALITTTFFVDLPRMLRYIAIWVSVSGIGLAVGPLLGGLLLEASGWRAVYLVNTPLAVVTVLVTLRAVTESRVPDRPLDLAGQLWAVLGLSALIYGIAAGGRLGYGDPQVVTVLAVAAGALTALVLTERRAAVPMLDVRMMANARYAAALVVAAAALFVFVGVVFVEVLFLQRVRDLGPLATGVRLLPAMLAFVAATFTAQRLAGRVRAGRLLAGGSLITTVAALVLLLQRPDGGYGITALGLVLAGLGSGLVVAPSTAAAFEVVEGAQMGAASSAVTAFRQVGSVLATSVLGAVLALRFLGTLPERLTERGIPQGTADRVLSVARAGGSGSARSSPAEVTDAVADAFTAGVHSSLWVVAGVALAASALAGTLLARAPRKS; translated from the coding sequence ATGAGCACCGCTCCGGCCGGCTCGGGGGGCGCCCGGCCCGTCGCCGCCCCGCCCCCGGCTCCGGTCATCCCGCACGCCCGGCTGGTGCTGCTCGCCGCCTGCCTCGGGCTGTTCATGTCGTTCATCGAGGTCACCGCGGCGATCTCCACGCTGCGGGCGCTCCAGGTCGACCTCGGCGTGGCGCCCGCCGACCTGAGCTGGGTGTCCAGCACGTACACGCTGGTGGTCGCCGCCTGTGTGCTCTCCGGCGGGGCGCTCGGCGAGCGGTTCGGGCGCCGCCGGGTCTTCCTCGCCGGAGTGGTCCTGCTCGCCGCGGGCTCCCTGGTGGTGGCGGCGTCGGACGGGTACGGGTGGGTGCTGCTCGGCCGGGGCGTCAGCGGTCTCGGCGGGGCGCTGGTGCTGCCCACCTCGCTCGCGCTGATCACCACCACGTTCTTCGTCGACCTGCCGCGCATGCTGCGGTACATCGCGATCTGGGTGTCGGTGTCCGGCATCGGCCTGGCCGTGGGCCCGCTGCTCGGCGGGCTGCTGCTGGAGGCGTCGGGCTGGCGGGCGGTCTACCTGGTGAACACGCCGCTCGCCGTCGTCACCGTCCTGGTCACGCTGCGCGCGGTGACGGAGTCCCGGGTGCCGGACCGGCCGCTGGACCTGGCCGGGCAGCTCTGGGCGGTGCTCGGGCTGTCCGCGCTGATCTACGGCATCGCGGCCGGCGGCCGGCTCGGGTACGGCGATCCGCAGGTGGTCACGGTCCTCGCGGTGGCCGCCGGGGCACTGACGGCGCTGGTGCTCACCGAGCGGCGGGCGGCGGTGCCGATGCTGGACGTGCGGATGATGGCCAACGCGCGGTACGCCGCCGCGCTGGTCGTCGCCGCGGCGGCCCTGTTCGTGTTCGTCGGCGTGGTCTTCGTGGAGGTGCTGTTCCTGCAACGGGTGCGGGACCTCGGGCCGTTGGCGACCGGTGTGCGGCTGCTGCCCGCGATGCTCGCGTTCGTGGCGGCCACGTTCACGGCGCAGCGGCTGGCGGGCCGGGTGCGGGCCGGGCGGCTGCTGGCGGGCGGCTCGCTGATCACCACGGTCGCCGCGCTGGTCCTGCTGCTGCAGCGCCCGGACGGCGGCTACGGGATCACGGCGCTCGGCCTGGTGCTGGCGGGGCTGGGCAGCGGGCTGGTGGTGGCGCCGTCCACGGCGGCGGCGTTCGAGGTGGTGGAGGGGGCCCAGATGGGCGCCGCCTCCTCGGCGGTGACGGCGTTCCGGCAGGTCGGCTCGGTGCTGGCGACCTCGGTGCTCGGCGCGGTGCTGGCGCTGCGGTTCCTGGGCACCCTGCCCGAGCGGCTGACCGAGCGCGGCATACCGCAGGGCACCGCCGACCGGGTGCTGTCGGTGGCCCGGGCCGGTGGCAGCGGCTCCGCGCGCTCCTCCCCCGCCGAGGTGACGGACGCGGTCGCGGACGCCTTCACCGCCGGGGTGCACAGTTCCCTGTGGGTGGTCGCGGGTGTGGCCCTCGCCGCGTCCGCCCTGGCGGGGACGCTGCTGGCCCGCGCCCCGCGGAAGAGCTGA